DNA from Mesorhizobium loti R88b:
CAATGCGAACTTTTCGAATTCCGGAGCCGACGCGATGGTCAAGTTCCTGCCGCTCAAACAGGCCGTTGCTGAGAATTTGAACAATGGCGATTCCGTTGCCTTCGAGGGCTTCACCCACCTGATCCCGACGGCGGCGGCGCATGAGGCCATCCGCCAGGGGTTTCGCGACCTGACCCTGATCCGCATGACGCCGGACCTGATCTACGACCAGATGATCGGCATGGGCATGGCGAAGAAGATCATCTTCTCTTATGTCGGCAATCCCGGCGTCGGCCTGCTGCGGCGCGCGCGAGATGCCATCGAGAATGGTTTCCCGCGCTCGATCGAGGTCGAGGAACACAGTCACGCCGGCATGGCCAACGCCTATGAGGCGGGCGCGGCCGGGCTGCCCTGCGCAGTGTTTCGCGGCTATCGTGGTGCCGGCCTTGCGGCGGTCAATCCGAACATCAAGTCGGTCACCTGTCCGTTCACCGGCGAGGTGCTGGCGGCCGTTCCCTCGATCCGGCCCGATGTCACCTTCATCCATGCGCAGAAGGCCGATAAAAAAGGCAATGTCCTGGTCGAGGGCATCATCGGCATCCAGAAGGAAGCGGTGCTGGCGGCCAAACGCGCCGTAGTGACGGTCGAGGAAGTGGTCGATAATTTCGATGATCTGCATCCCAACCTGACCGTCCTGCCGCGCTGGACCATCGCGGCGATATCGGTTGTGCCCGGCGGCTCGCATCCGTCCTATGCGCACGGCTATTACGCGCGCGATAATGCCGCCTATCTGGAATGGGACGAGATCGCCGCCGACCGGGAGAAATTCCAGGCGTGGATGCGGGAAAATGTCATCGAGAAGAGCGCCGACGATTTCGCTGGCCGCGTCGAGCATCTGAGGAAGCGGCATGAGCGAGCTGGGTTTCACCCCCAATGAGATGATGACGATCGCCGCCAGCCGCGCGCTGGGCAATGACGATGTCTGCTTCGTCGGCATCGGCGCGCCTTCCGCAGCCTGCAATGTGGCGCGGCTGACGCATGCGCCTGACATCACCTTGATCTATGAGAGTGGCACGATCGGCACCGCGCCCGACGTGCTGCCGCTGTCGATCGGCGATGGCGAATTGTGCGAGACCGCGGTCACCACCGTCGCGGTGCCGGAAATGTTCCGCTACTGGCTGCAGGGCGGGCGCATCTCGATCGGTTTCCTCGGGGCGGCGCAGCTCGACAAGTTCGGCAACATCAACACCACGGTCATCGGCGACTATTTCCACCCCAAGACCAGGCTGCCCGGCGGCGGCGGCGCGCCGGAGATCGCGACCTCGTCGAAGGAAATCTACATCACCATGGCGCAGACGAAGCGTGGCATGGTCGAGAAGATCGACTTCTTTACCTCGTTCGGCCATGGCGAGGGTGGGGATCATCGCCAAAGGCTTGGCATCGATACCGCTGGCCCGACCTTGCTGATCACCGATCTCGCCATCTGGAGGCCGGACCCGGCGACCAAGGAATTCACCGTCGTGTCGCTGCATCCAGGCGTGACCCGCCAGCAGGTGCAGGACAGCTGTGGCTGGGTGGTAAAGTTCGCCGCCGCGCTTGACGAAACACCGGCGCCAAGCGAACTCGAACTCAAGACATTGCGCGACCTGCAGGCCCGCACCAAGGCGGCGCATGAAGGAACGGGAAAAGGGAAAGCTGCCTGACATGGCCGAGGCCTATATCTGCGATTACATCCGCACCCCCATCGGCCGCTTCGGCGGCTCGCTGTCTTCGGTACGCGCCGACGACCTCGGCGCCGTGCCACTGAGGGCGCTGGTCGAGCGCAATGCCGGCATCGACTGGCAGGCGGTCGACGACGTCGTCTATGGCTGCGCCAACCAGGCCGGCGAGGACAACCGCAATGTGGCGCGCATGGCGCTTCTGCTGGCCGGCCTGCCCAAGGAAATCCCGGGCTCGACCGTCAACCGCCTGTGCGGCTCGGGCATGGATGCACTGACCATCGCAGCCAGAGCCATCAAGGCCGGCGAAGCGGAATTGATGATCGCGGGTGGCGTCGAATCGATGAGCCGGGCACCCTTCGTCATGCCCAAGGCCGACACGGCGTTTTCGCGCAATGCCGAGATCTATGACACCACCATCGGCTGGCGCTTCGTCAACCCGCTGATGAAGAAGCAGTATGGCGTCGATTCCATGCCGGAGACCGGCGAGAACGTCGCCGAGGATTTTTCGGTATCACGCGCCGACCAGGACGCCTTTGCGGTGCGCAGCCAGGACAAGGCGGTCGCGGCACAAGCCAATGGAAGGTTGGCCAAGGAAATCACTGAAGTGACCATCCCGCAGCGCAAGGGCGATGCAATTGTTGTCGCGAAGGACGAGCACCCCCGCGTGGGCACCACGGTAGAGGCGCTGGCCAAACTGCCGACGCCGTTCCGGCAAGGTGGCACGGTGACGGCCGGCAATGCCTCCGGCGTCAATGACGGCGCCGCGGCGCTGATCGTTGCTTCCGAGGCCGCCGCGAAGAAGTACGGCCTGACGCCGATCGCTCGCATCCTCGGCGGAGCCGCCGCCGGTGTCGCACCGCGCATCATGGGTATCGGCCCGGCGCCGGCGACACAGAAACTGTGCGCGCGGCTTGGCCTGACACCAAAACAGTTCGACGTCATCGAGCTCAACGAAGCCTTTGCCTCGCAAGGCATCGCCGTGCTGCGCCAGCTTGGCATCGCCGAGGATGCCGAGCACGTCAACCCGAATGGCGGCGCCATCGCGCTCGGCCATCCCCTGGGCATGTCCGGCGCGCGCATCTCCGGCACCGCAGCGCTGGAACTGCGCGAACGCGGTGGCCGCTATGCGCTGGCGACCATGTGCATCGGCGTCGGCCAGGGCATCGCCATCGCGCTCGAACGGACCTGATCCGAAGCGCTTCTGGCAGGCCAGATGGGGGATTCCATCGGGCCTGCCAAATTTGACCATGTGGACAAAAGTCCGCACCCGTTCCATAGTTCCCCGTCTGACATTTTCGTGAACAGCCGGCTCGACACGGCTGTCGAACAGAGGGGAATGCAATGGAAAACCGGAAGAAAACAGTCCAGATAAGGCGCGAAGGTCTTTCGCGGCGCAATGTGCTGGAGCTTGGCGCGCTGGGTCTCGCCGCGGCGATGCTGCCGGGCGCCGCCTTCGCCAAGGACAAGAAGCTGAAAGTGGCGGCGATTTTCGCCACGCCGATCGAGGAGCCATGGGACAATCAGGTCCATGTCGCGCTGCTGAAGGCGGAAAAGGAACTCGGCATCGAATACAAATGGTCTGAAAAAGTGCAGACCGCCGATTTCAGCCGCGTCATGCGCGAATACGCGCAAGGCGGCTACCAACTGGTGCTGGGCGATGCCTTCGCGGCCGAGCGCGAGTCGCGCCGCACGGCCAAGCAGTTTCCGAAGACCGCCTTCCTGTTCGGCTCAGGCGCCGGCCCGGCGGAACCCAATTTCGGCGTCTTCGACAACTGGATCCATGAGCCCGCCTATCTCTCCGGCATCATCGCCGGCAAGATGTCGAAGTCGGGCACGGTCGGCGCCGTCGCGGCGATGGGCATCCCGGAAGTGAACCGGCTGGTCAACGCCTTCTTCGCCGGCGCCAAGGAGGTCAATCCGAACATCAAGAAGAAGGTTTCCTTCATCGGCTCCTTCTTCGATCCGCCAAAGGCCAAGGAAGCCGCTGTCGCGCAGATCGATGCCGGTGTCGATGTCATTTATGCCGAGCGTTTCGGTGTCATCGAGGCGGCGGTCGACAAGAAGATCCTCGCCATCTCCAACATGTCCGACCAGTCGAGCCTCGGCCCCGATACGGTCATCACCGGCCCGGTCTGGGACATGTATCCGACGGTCGAACAGGCGATCAAACTGGTCAAGGCCGGTGTCTTCACCGCGCAGGACTATGGCGATTTCTCGCGCATGGCCAAGGGCGGCTCGTTCCTGGCGCCCTACCACAAGTTCGACAAGACGCTGCCGGCGGATGTCAAGGACCTGGTCGAGAAGAAGAAGGCCGAGATCCTGGAAGGTAATTTCCGAGTGGATGTCGACGAGAACACGCCGGTTTCGGATTGAGTTCCTTACCCTCTCCCTTGTGGGGGAGCAGCCGGTTCGCCGAAGGCGAATTCATCGTGCCGGTGGCACGATGAAAGGCAGCGAACGCCGGGACGCTGCGAAGCAGCGGGGACCCGGCAGGGCTCTCCAATTATCCACCCGGCCCTTCGCAGGCTCAGGGCGTTCGAACCTCGAAAAGCCAAGCAATTGGCTTTTCGTCCGCTACGCGGACCGCCTCTCACCCCCACAAGGGGGAGGGTGAGGAGCCGCGTAACCTCCGCAGGAGCACACTTGCCCGCCCCACTCATCGAAATGCGCGGAATCACCAAGAGCTTCGGCGCCGTCAAGGCGAATGAGGCTGTCGATCTCAGTGTGGCGCCGGGTGAAATCCTTGGCCTGCTAGGCGAGAACGGCGCCGGCAAGACGACGCTGATGAATGTGCTGTTCGGCGCCTATGCGCCCGACGCCGGCGAAATCCTCATCCAGGGCAAGCCGGTGCGGATCACCAGTTCCGCCGATGCGCTGGCCGCCGGCATCGGCATGGTGCACCAGCATTTTCACCTCGCACCAAGGCTCACGGTGCTGGAAAACCTGCTCATCGGTATTCCCGGAAAGTCGGGGCGGATCGACCGCGTCGGCGGGCTGGCGCGGTTGGCTGAAATCGGCCGCCAGCATGGGCTCACACTTGACCCGAACCTGCCGGTCTCGGCACTTTCGGTCGGCGAGCAGCAGCGGCTTGAAATCGTCAAGGCGCTGTTTCGCGGCGCAAAACTACTGATCCTCGATGAGCCCACGGCGGTGCTGGCGCCAAGCGAGGTCGACGGGCTGTTTTCGGCGTTGCGGTCGATGGCGGCGCAAGGTCTTGGCATCATCTTCATCTCGCACAAGCTCAACGAGGTGCGGGCGCTGACGCATCGCTGCACCGTGCTGCGGCTCGGTCGTGTCGCCGGCCGCGTCGATGATCCGGCCAACACGACGTCGGCCGCCATGGCGCAATTGATGTGCGGGCACGAGATCGTGCCGCCGGCAAGGGGGCCATCGATACCCGGCGAAGCGGTGATGACCCTCGACGGCATTTCTACTTCAAAACATTCGGGCACGGCGCTGCGCGATGTGTCGCTTGCCGTCCGGGCCGGCGAAATCCTTGGCATCGCCGGCGTGTCGGGCAATGGCCAGCGGGCACTGGCGGAGGTGATCTCCGGCGTGCGCGCACCCGATGCCGGCCAAATGACGATTGCCGGCCAGAAGGTCACCCGGTTCTCGCCGCGCGAGGTGCAGGCGCTCGGCCTCGGGCGCATCCCGGAAGACCGCATGACGACCGGTCTGGTGACCAACCTGCCACTCGCCGATTCCATGGTGCTGCCGCGCATCGGCACCGCCGCCTTTTCAGCCAAGGGCCTGCTCAAGCCGGATGCGATCCGCGCCTTTACCGAAGAACAGATCAAGGCCTATGACATCAGGTGTCCCGGGCCGATGACCCGCGCCGGGGCCCTGTCCGGCGGCAATCTGCAGAAGGCGCTTTTGGCGCGCGAACTCGCCTTCGACCCGAAGGTGTTGATCGTTTCGCAGCCGACGCGCGGCCTCGACATTGGTGCTGCCCGCTTCATCCATGAAAAGTTCCTCGACATGCGCGCCAAGGGCTGCGGCATCATTGTCATCGGTGAGGATCTGGAAGAGCTGCTGGTGCTCTGCGATCGCATCGCGGTGATGTATGAGGGCCGCATCGTCGGCACGCTCGACAGCACGGACGCGACGATCGGGCGGCTCGGCCTGCTGATGACCGGGGCGGAGGGCCATAGCTGATGTTTCGCCTGGAAGTCCGCACGTCGACGCCCGCCTGGTTCAACCTGGCGCTGCCGCTGCTGGCGATCGCGGCGACGCTTGTGCTGTGCAGCGGGCTGATCGCGCTGGCCGGGGCGGGTGTGCTCGAATCCTACGGCGTGATGTTCACGGCCTCGCTTGGCGACAGCTATGCGATCACCGAGACGCTGGTGCGCGCCGCACCAATGATCTTCACCGGACTGGCGGTAGCCGTCGCCTTCCGCGCCAAATTCTGGAATATCGGCGCCGAGGGGCAATTGCTGGCCGGCGCGGTGGCGAGTTGCTTTGTCGGCGCGATCCCGATGCCCGGGC
Protein-coding regions in this window:
- a CDS encoding CoA transferase subunit A, with product MVKFLPLKQAVAENLNNGDSVAFEGFTHLIPTAAAHEAIRQGFRDLTLIRMTPDLIYDQMIGMGMAKKIIFSYVGNPGVGLLRRARDAIENGFPRSIEVEEHSHAGMANAYEAGAAGLPCAVFRGYRGAGLAAVNPNIKSVTCPFTGEVLAAVPSIRPDVTFIHAQKADKKGNVLVEGIIGIQKEAVLAAKRAVVTVEEVVDNFDDLHPNLTVLPRWTIAAISVVPGGSHPSYAHGYYARDNAAYLEWDEIAADREKFQAWMRENVIEKSADDFAGRVEHLRKRHERAGFHPQ
- a CDS encoding CoA-transferase subunit beta; amino-acid sequence: MSELGFTPNEMMTIAASRALGNDDVCFVGIGAPSAACNVARLTHAPDITLIYESGTIGTAPDVLPLSIGDGELCETAVTTVAVPEMFRYWLQGGRISIGFLGAAQLDKFGNINTTVIGDYFHPKTRLPGGGGAPEIATSSKEIYITMAQTKRGMVEKIDFFTSFGHGEGGDHRQRLGIDTAGPTLLITDLAIWRPDPATKEFTVVSLHPGVTRQQVQDSCGWVVKFAAALDETPAPSELELKTLRDLQARTKAAHEGTGKGKAA
- the pcaF gene encoding 3-oxoadipyl-CoA thiolase; translated protein: MAEAYICDYIRTPIGRFGGSLSSVRADDLGAVPLRALVERNAGIDWQAVDDVVYGCANQAGEDNRNVARMALLLAGLPKEIPGSTVNRLCGSGMDALTIAARAIKAGEAELMIAGGVESMSRAPFVMPKADTAFSRNAEIYDTTIGWRFVNPLMKKQYGVDSMPETGENVAEDFSVSRADQDAFAVRSQDKAVAAQANGRLAKEITEVTIPQRKGDAIVVAKDEHPRVGTTVEALAKLPTPFRQGGTVTAGNASGVNDGAAALIVASEAAAKKYGLTPIARILGGAAAGVAPRIMGIGPAPATQKLCARLGLTPKQFDVIELNEAFASQGIAVLRQLGIAEDAEHVNPNGGAIALGHPLGMSGARISGTAALELRERGGRYALATMCIGVGQGIAIALERT
- a CDS encoding BMP family protein; translated protein: MENRKKTVQIRREGLSRRNVLELGALGLAAAMLPGAAFAKDKKLKVAAIFATPIEEPWDNQVHVALLKAEKELGIEYKWSEKVQTADFSRVMREYAQGGYQLVLGDAFAAERESRRTAKQFPKTAFLFGSGAGPAEPNFGVFDNWIHEPAYLSGIIAGKMSKSGTVGAVAAMGIPEVNRLVNAFFAGAKEVNPNIKKKVSFIGSFFDPPKAKEAAVAQIDAGVDVIYAERFGVIEAAVDKKILAISNMSDQSSLGPDTVITGPVWDMYPTVEQAIKLVKAGVFTAQDYGDFSRMAKGGSFLAPYHKFDKTLPADVKDLVEKKKAEILEGNFRVDVDENTPVSD
- a CDS encoding ABC transporter ATP-binding protein, giving the protein MPAPLIEMRGITKSFGAVKANEAVDLSVAPGEILGLLGENGAGKTTLMNVLFGAYAPDAGEILIQGKPVRITSSADALAAGIGMVHQHFHLAPRLTVLENLLIGIPGKSGRIDRVGGLARLAEIGRQHGLTLDPNLPVSALSVGEQQRLEIVKALFRGAKLLILDEPTAVLAPSEVDGLFSALRSMAAQGLGIIFISHKLNEVRALTHRCTVLRLGRVAGRVDDPANTTSAAMAQLMCGHEIVPPARGPSIPGEAVMTLDGISTSKHSGTALRDVSLAVRAGEILGIAGVSGNGQRALAEVISGVRAPDAGQMTIAGQKVTRFSPREVQALGLGRIPEDRMTTGLVTNLPLADSMVLPRIGTAAFSAKGLLKPDAIRAFTEEQIKAYDIRCPGPMTRAGALSGGNLQKALLARELAFDPKVLIVSQPTRGLDIGAARFIHEKFLDMRAKGCGIIVIGEDLEELLVLCDRIAVMYEGRIVGTLDSTDATIGRLGLLMTGAEGHS